The proteins below come from a single Desulfomicrobium escambiense DSM 10707 genomic window:
- a CDS encoding FAD:protein FMN transferase — translation MKHATQIHDRRAFLKTLGVLAAGAALAPAIRVLPAFAASGVIKTSEQRMLMGTFVSMTVLAPSQGLGEEAIGRAFAEVERQIGIFSRFDPSTALSALNRDGRLNGAPQELLDVVAFSGDLHRRSSGRFDATIAPVVNLLERSHGKPDAKDLKEALALVDGSRLRSSGSNLRFDAAGMSATLDGVAKGFIADSAAEALTTAGVANFLIDAGGDIRVGGASDGLVRPWRVAIEDPDKQGNYPAVIDMKAGAVATSGGYEVFFDPSKKSHHLVDPTNGASPQYVRSVSVKAPTVKEADGLATALSLMHPREALRLTESLPGHDCLLITSTGARISSSTWG, via the coding sequence ATGAAGCATGCGACTCAGATACACGACCGCCGGGCTTTCCTGAAAACTCTGGGCGTTCTCGCTGCCGGTGCGGCACTGGCTCCCGCCATCCGGGTTCTTCCGGCCTTCGCCGCGTCAGGGGTGATCAAAACGTCCGAACAGCGGATGCTCATGGGTACCTTCGTGAGCATGACGGTGCTCGCCCCGTCGCAGGGGCTCGGCGAGGAGGCCATTGGCCGCGCCTTCGCCGAGGTCGAGCGCCAGATCGGCATTTTCAGCCGTTTCGATCCGTCCACGGCCCTGTCCGCCCTCAACCGCGACGGGCGTTTGAACGGCGCTCCCCAGGAACTTTTGGACGTCGTCGCCTTCAGCGGCGATCTGCACCGGCGTTCCTCCGGGAGGTTCGACGCGACCATCGCCCCTGTGGTCAACCTGCTGGAGCGCAGTCACGGCAAGCCTGACGCCAAGGATCTGAAGGAGGCGTTGGCGCTGGTTGACGGTTCTCGGCTGCGCAGCAGCGGTTCCAACTTGCGTTTTGACGCCGCCGGTATGTCCGCGACCCTCGACGGCGTGGCCAAGGGCTTCATCGCCGACAGCGCGGCCGAAGCCCTGACCACGGCCGGGGTAGCCAACTTCCTGATCGACGCCGGCGGCGATATCCGGGTGGGCGGCGCGTCCGACGGCCTGGTCCGTCCCTGGCGCGTGGCCATCGAGGATCCGGACAAGCAGGGCAACTATCCGGCGGTCATCGACATGAAGGCCGGCGCCGTGGCCACATCCGGCGGCTATGAGGTCTTCTTCGATCCGTCGAAGAAATCGCATCACCTGGTCGATCCGACCAATGGCGCCTCGCCGCAGTACGTACGCAGCGTCAGCGTGAAGGCCCCGACGGTCAAGGAAGCCGACGGCCTGGCCACGGCCCTGAGCCTCATGCACCCGCGCGAGGCCCTGCGCCTCACGGAGTCCCTGCCCGGACACGACTGCCTGCTGATCACCTCCACCGGAGCGCGCATCTCGTCGTCCACCTGGGGCTGA
- the gltX gene encoding glutamate--tRNA ligase — MTNFRTGGPWVTRFAPSPTGVPHLGNARTAVLNFLLARQSGGTFLLRLEDTDRERSTFAHEAAILWSLAWLGLAPDRPVRHQSLRLDHYHAAVARLADDGRAYPCFCAEADLERERAEAAAKGLPPRYSGRCAALTPAERADRVAKGEPHVMRFRLPDEADVAFTDLIKGDMRVPSGAFGDFVLLRQDGWPSYNLAVVVDDIDMAVTLVLRGEDHLTNTARQILLYQALGGTPPSFAHHGLLVDTEGKKLSKRSGALGIPDCIRAGLEPMAVVHYLASLSGALPTKKLFESLNDMARAFNPFALGRGNAVMNLDELRALSARYFRAADPDSHVRALDDALPASDPWHALPDGLRRDLVLGLRDNAAAVDDLRALLPHFTADEIRYGASAISELSTGTAVLDALLDALPTSEPQTRLTASEASELLKQTAARADVKGRALYHPIRLALTGSDFGPELSALLTLLTVDRIRDRVHAALNMFRPRTNKE; from the coding sequence ATGACGAATTTCAGGACCGGCGGCCCCTGGGTCACCCGCTTCGCGCCCAGCCCCACGGGCGTGCCGCACCTGGGCAACGCACGCACCGCGGTGCTCAACTTCCTCCTGGCCCGCCAGAGCGGCGGCACCTTCCTGCTGCGCTTGGAGGACACGGACCGCGAGCGCTCAACCTTCGCCCACGAGGCGGCCATCCTGTGGTCCCTGGCCTGGCTGGGCCTGGCTCCGGACCGGCCCGTGCGGCACCAGAGCCTGCGCCTGGACCACTACCATGCGGCAGTGGCCAGGCTGGCCGACGACGGCCGCGCCTATCCCTGCTTCTGCGCCGAGGCCGACCTCGAACGCGAACGCGCCGAAGCCGCGGCCAAGGGTCTCCCCCCGCGCTACAGCGGACGCTGCGCCGCCCTGACGCCCGCCGAACGCGCCGACCGTGTCGCGAAGGGCGAGCCCCACGTCATGCGCTTCCGCCTCCCGGATGAGGCCGACGTCGCCTTCACGGACCTCATCAAGGGCGACATGCGCGTCCCGTCCGGCGCGTTCGGCGATTTCGTGCTCCTGCGCCAGGACGGCTGGCCCAGCTACAACCTGGCTGTGGTCGTCGACGACATCGACATGGCCGTGACCCTAGTCCTGCGCGGCGAAGACCACCTGACCAACACCGCCCGCCAGATCCTGCTCTACCAGGCCCTGGGCGGTACGCCGCCGAGCTTCGCCCACCACGGCCTGCTGGTGGACACCGAAGGCAAAAAGCTCTCCAAGCGCAGCGGCGCCCTGGGTATCCCCGACTGCATCCGCGCCGGCCTCGAACCCATGGCCGTGGTCCACTACCTCGCCTCCCTGTCCGGGGCCCTGCCGACCAAAAAGCTTTTCGAGTCCCTGAACGACATGGCCCGGGCCTTCAACCCCTTCGCCCTGGGCCGCGGCAACGCCGTCATGAACCTCGACGAGCTGCGGGCCTTGAGCGCCCGCTACTTCCGCGCCGCCGACCCTGACAGCCACGTCCGCGCCCTGGATGACGCCCTGCCCGCAAGCGACCCGTGGCACGCCCTTCCCGACGGGCTGCGCCGCGACCTCGTCCTCGGGCTGCGCGACAACGCCGCCGCCGTGGACGACCTGCGCGCCCTGCTGCCCCACTTCACCGCCGACGAAATCCGCTACGGCGCTTCGGCAATTTCGGAACTCTCCACCGGCACGGCCGTCCTTGACGCGCTCCTCGACGCCCTTCCGACATCGGAGCCGCAGACGCGCCTGACCGCAAGCGAAGCCTCCGAACTCCTCAAGCAAACCGCCGCCCGGGCCGACGTCAAGGGCCGCGCACTGTACCATCCCATCCGCCTGGCCCTGACCGGATCCGATTTTGGCCCGGAACTCTCGGCCCTGCTGACCCTCCTGACCGTTGACAGAATCCGGGATCGCGTCCATGCGGCCCTGAACATGTTTCGCCCAAGAACCAACAAGGAATGA
- a CDS encoding electron transport complex protein RnfA, with amino-acid sequence MEIFLLFISAIFVNNILLAQYLGNCPYLGCSKEKGVAIGMGAAVLFVTVLATVITFLFQKYVMVPFHLQYLQTIFFILVIAALVQFVEMFLKKMVPPLYKSLGIFLPLITTNCAVLGVAILVQRLEFDLVTATLYSIAASLGFLLAIVLMAGIRERFAVTRIPRSMQGVPSGLIMAGIMSLAFLAFKGMIA; translated from the coding sequence ATGGAAATTTTCCTCCTTTTTATTTCAGCCATCTTCGTCAACAACATCCTGCTGGCGCAGTACCTTGGCAACTGTCCCTATCTGGGGTGCTCCAAGGAGAAAGGCGTCGCCATCGGCATGGGCGCGGCGGTTCTGTTTGTCACGGTCCTCGCGACGGTGATCACGTTTCTTTTTCAAAAGTACGTCATGGTGCCGTTCCATCTTCAATACCTGCAGACGATTTTCTTCATCCTCGTCATCGCGGCGCTGGTTCAGTTCGTCGAGATGTTCCTGAAGAAAATGGTGCCGCCCCTGTACAAGTCCCTGGGCATCTTCCTGCCGCTGATCACGACCAACTGTGCCGTGCTCGGCGTGGCCATCCTCGTGCAGCGTCTGGAATTCGACCTCGTGACCGCAACGCTGTACTCCATCGCCGCCTCGCTGGGCTTTCTGCTGGCGATCGTGCTGATGGCGGGCATCCGTGAGCGTTTCGCCGTGACGCGGATCCCGCGGTCCATGCAAGGCGTCCCGAGCGGTCTGATCATGGCGGGGATCATGTCCCTGGCATTCCTGGCCTTCAAAGGCATGATAGCTTAA
- the rnfB gene encoding RnfABCDGE type electron transport complex subunit B — MIIESVVSLFGLGFVSASVLSVASKLLAVEEDPRLEVVVEALPGANCGGCGFAGCEAYAAAVINDPSTPPNKCCAGGPDVAKRIAELTGKAAGDADPMVAFRRCVKVEGKVAKKFDYFGIQSCAAAKLVQDGPDACKYSCLGFGDCVRACPFDAMWIEGDLVHISPEKCTSCGTCVRTCPNSILELIPRRSRVMVFCSSQDKGKAVKDVCEAGCISCGACIKKCPAQCITMVDERIHIDHKACLAYGPSCGEACVEKCPRDILRCLNPDMISAAPDTEPARYPDESHVADLQA; from the coding sequence ATGATCATCGAGTCAGTTGTCTCCTTGTTTGGACTAGGCTTTGTCTCGGCCAGCGTTCTGTCCGTCGCTTCAAAGCTGCTCGCCGTGGAAGAGGACCCTCGCCTCGAGGTGGTTGTCGAGGCCCTGCCCGGCGCCAACTGCGGCGGCTGCGGTTTCGCCGGATGTGAGGCGTATGCCGCAGCGGTCATCAACGACCCGAGCACGCCGCCGAACAAGTGCTGCGCCGGTGGCCCGGATGTGGCCAAGCGCATAGCCGAATTGACCGGCAAGGCCGCCGGCGACGCCGACCCGATGGTGGCCTTTCGTCGGTGCGTCAAGGTCGAGGGTAAGGTGGCCAAGAAGTTCGATTACTTCGGCATCCAGAGCTGTGCTGCGGCCAAGCTGGTCCAGGACGGCCCCGACGCCTGCAAGTATTCCTGCCTCGGCTTCGGGGACTGCGTCCGGGCCTGCCCCTTCGACGCCATGTGGATCGAAGGCGACCTGGTACACATCTCTCCAGAAAAATGCACCAGCTGCGGCACCTGCGTGCGTACCTGCCCCAACTCCATTCTGGAGCTCATCCCCAGGCGTTCGCGCGTCATGGTCTTCTGTTCGTCCCAGGACAAGGGCAAGGCCGTGAAGGACGTCTGCGAGGCCGGCTGCATCAGCTGCGGCGCGTGCATCAAGAAATGTCCGGCCCAGTGCATCACCATGGTCGACGAGCGTATCCACATCGACCACAAGGCGTGTCTGGCGTACGGCCCCTCCTGCGGGGAAGCCTGCGTCGAGAAGTGCCCGCGCGACATCCTGCGCTGCCTGAACCCCGACATGATCTCCGCCGCCCCCGATACGGAGCCGGCCAGGTATCCTGATGAGTCCCATGTCGCGGACCTGCAAGCCTAA
- the rsxE gene encoding electron transport complex subunit RsxE, whose amino-acid sequence MASLVQEFTKGLWKEIPPFRLVLGLCPTLAVTTNAENGLGMGAAVVFVLALSNVIISLVRNIIPKKVRIACFIAIAASLVVAVEMLMQAFAFPLYQQLGIFVPLIVVNCIILGRAEAFAGKNPPLASLADGLGMGIGFTMSLTFLGAIREIFGAGKLFGVGLFGPDFHPFTFMVQAPGAFVCLGLILAGMNYLTIWQAKRKGVELDPNFDAGCSGCGACKMMDKIAAQKKLERMEPAKG is encoded by the coding sequence ATGGCCAGCTTGGTGCAAGAATTTACCAAAGGGTTGTGGAAGGAAATTCCGCCGTTCCGCCTGGTGCTGGGCCTGTGTCCGACACTGGCCGTGACGACCAACGCCGAGAACGGTCTGGGCATGGGCGCGGCGGTCGTCTTCGTGCTCGCCCTGTCCAACGTCATCATTTCCCTTGTGCGCAACATCATTCCCAAAAAGGTACGTATCGCCTGTTTCATCGCCATCGCGGCCTCGCTGGTCGTGGCGGTGGAGATGCTCATGCAGGCCTTCGCCTTTCCGCTGTATCAGCAGCTGGGCATCTTCGTGCCCCTCATCGTCGTGAACTGCATCATTCTCGGTCGCGCCGAGGCCTTTGCGGGCAAGAACCCGCCCCTGGCCTCCCTGGCTGACGGCCTGGGCATGGGCATCGGTTTCACCATGTCGCTGACCTTTCTGGGTGCGATCCGCGAAATCTTCGGCGCCGGAAAGCTGTTCGGCGTGGGCCTCTTCGGGCCGGATTTTCATCCCTTCACGTTCATGGTGCAGGCCCCGGGCGCGTTCGTGTGCCTCGGTCTCATTCTGGCGGGCATGAACTATCTGACCATCTGGCAGGCCAAGAGAAAGGGCGTGGAGCTTGACCCCAATTTCGACGCCGGATGCTCGGGATGCGGCGCCTGCAAGATGATGGACAAGATTGCCGCCCAGAAGAAGCTGGAACGCATGGAACCGGCCAAAGGCTAA
- a CDS encoding AsmA family protein — translation MASKWILRAVLVAVLGLAALAGVLFFGIDPNDFKPQIVSAVRDNTGRELIIDGDLKLGFFPYLAVSIDGVQLRNGQGFEGPFLTLKNARLKARLFPLLLSRLEVVALDVDGLSVFLTRDADGRGNWMDLATPEEPSGAAGGGSMLKRDKRVPALASLIVDGLSVTEARVVWDDRLKDNHFDVSGIHLDVSDFAFGEPFDVDTRAAAIIGDMSGELAFSAKAVLELDRLMAEKLNLTARLSGEGLPQSPETIALSADYFSTDGRLDNGRLQGLGLDVRFATRQMPGAGSAGNMEVAPFSPKDACARLHLPLPAFRDPTALERMEFSCDWAAVDEGVEVSDLRLVLDNSTMQGGISVQGRKNPFVSLDLRVDSLNLDRYRIRSAESAGRPSSETGEPSTLPMRELRALNGNATLAVGDLTAANVRCTDAILRAHAAGGRLVLDEVAASAYGGRLKASGALDVRTDTPAYSWSHVLSGLQIGPLLGALHGQEFVTGTAGGSASVETKGHAVPVLLRNLGGTYDFRVVNGALNGVNIGAKVRDGIRALKGQSAGLAEPERTVFSVLSGSGNIVQGVETSRDLLLLAPRFRITGGGQTDLVPMVMDYRLTLHLDGSEGAFDEGALGLRSFPVRVSGPVHEPTIAPDTNAVLRSLGLSGSRAVGDAIKGVGSGLNKGLEGLKQLFK, via the coding sequence ATGGCTTCGAAATGGATCTTGCGTGCCGTGCTCGTTGCGGTTCTGGGCCTTGCCGCCCTTGCGGGCGTTCTTTTCTTCGGGATCGACCCCAATGATTTCAAGCCGCAGATCGTGTCAGCCGTACGCGACAACACCGGCCGGGAATTGATCATCGACGGCGACCTCAAACTGGGCTTCTTCCCGTATCTGGCCGTATCGATAGATGGCGTGCAACTGCGCAACGGCCAGGGTTTCGAGGGGCCGTTCCTGACATTGAAGAACGCGCGCCTCAAGGCGCGGTTGTTCCCTCTTCTCCTGTCACGTCTGGAGGTCGTGGCCTTGGATGTCGACGGCCTGTCCGTTTTCCTCACCCGTGACGCTGACGGTCGCGGAAACTGGATGGATCTGGCCACGCCGGAAGAGCCCTCGGGGGCCGCTGGCGGCGGTTCCATGTTGAAGCGCGACAAGCGGGTGCCGGCTCTGGCCTCGCTCATCGTGGACGGCCTGAGCGTTACCGAGGCGCGCGTGGTCTGGGACGACCGGCTCAAGGACAATCATTTCGACGTGAGCGGGATTCACCTGGACGTCTCGGATTTTGCCTTCGGGGAGCCGTTCGACGTGGATACCAGGGCCGCCGCGATCATCGGGGACATGAGCGGTGAGCTGGCTTTTTCAGCCAAGGCCGTCCTTGAACTGGACCGCCTTATGGCGGAGAAGCTGAACCTGACCGCGCGCCTCAGCGGGGAAGGGCTTCCGCAAAGTCCGGAAACCATCGCCCTGTCGGCCGACTATTTCTCCACGGACGGCCGTCTGGACAACGGTCGGCTGCAGGGGCTGGGGCTCGACGTGCGTTTCGCCACCAGACAGATGCCGGGCGCAGGCAGTGCGGGCAACATGGAGGTGGCTCCTTTCAGCCCCAAGGACGCATGTGCGCGCCTGCATCTCCCGCTTCCGGCTTTCCGTGATCCAACCGCCCTGGAGCGCATGGAGTTTTCGTGCGACTGGGCCGCCGTGGACGAGGGTGTCGAAGTTTCGGATCTTCGTCTTGTCCTGGACAATTCGACCATGCAGGGCGGCATTTCGGTGCAGGGGCGGAAGAACCCGTTCGTTTCCCTTGATTTGCGCGTGGACAGCCTGAACCTCGACCGATACCGCATCCGCTCGGCCGAAAGCGCCGGCCGGCCGTCGTCAGAAACGGGCGAACCCAGCACCCTGCCCATGCGCGAACTGCGGGCATTGAACGGCAACGCGACTCTGGCCGTTGGCGACCTGACCGCGGCCAATGTCCGCTGCACTGACGCCATACTTCGCGCACATGCCGCAGGCGGGCGGCTGGTCCTCGACGAGGTGGCGGCAAGCGCATACGGTGGACGGTTGAAGGCGTCTGGCGCTCTGGACGTCAGGACGGACACCCCGGCGTATTCCTGGAGTCATGTGCTCTCCGGCCTGCAGATCGGCCCGTTGCTTGGGGCGTTGCATGGTCAGGAGTTCGTGACGGGCACTGCGGGCGGTTCGGCATCCGTCGAGACGAAAGGGCACGCCGTGCCGGTCTTGCTGCGCAACCTGGGAGGAACATATGATTTCAGGGTCGTGAACGGGGCGTTGAACGGCGTGAACATCGGCGCAAAGGTGCGTGACGGCATCCGGGCGTTGAAGGGGCAGTCCGCGGGCCTGGCGGAGCCGGAGCGGACGGTGTTTTCCGTGCTTTCGGGAAGCGGGAACATCGTGCAGGGGGTGGAGACGAGCCGCGACCTGCTGCTGTTGGCGCCGCGTTTTCGCATCACCGGCGGCGGCCAGACGGATCTGGTGCCCATGGTCATGGACTATCGCCTCACGCTGCACCTCGATGGCAGCGAAGGGGCCTTTGACGAGGGCGCGCTCGGGTTGCGCAGTTTCCCCGTCCGCGTCAGCGGCCCTGTCCATGAACCGACCATAGCGCCGGACACCAACGCCGTGCTGCGAAGCCTCGGCCTGTCCGGCAGCAGGGCCGTGGGCGATGCCATCAAGGGTGTGGGTTCAGGCCTGAACAAGGGCCTGGAAGGGCTGAAGCAGCTGTTTAAATAG
- the ispD gene encoding 2-C-methyl-D-erythritol 4-phosphate cytidylyltransferase, with amino-acid sequence MTNPLWTIILAAGQGSRLARETGGARKQFLHHEGRPLYWRSVATMAAVPGLAGVVVVFPAPELDERTRELNLLKDTSPVGVPVLAVAGGERRQDSVRLGLAALPIGCGRVLVHDSARPFFSPALVQTLLEALADGIDGVIPGMPVTDTVKHVEDDTVVSTMRRDSLRAVQTPQLFPAALLRRVHERALAESWEVTDDASMVELAGGTVRVVPGEAANLKITNPEDLRMLASPTPAPVPCTGFGYDVHAYGGTRPMVLGGMPIAGAPLVKAHSDGDVLLHALCDAILGCLGLGDIGEHFPDSDEKFDNISSAVLLSEVMDKARRMGLTITHVDLTVIAQTPRLSPHKAGIRSNVARLMELADQQVNVKATTEEHLGFTGRKEGIKAVAVVTAARTPA; translated from the coding sequence ATGACCAATCCACTCTGGACCATCATCCTGGCCGCGGGCCAGGGCTCGCGCCTGGCCCGCGAGACGGGCGGCGCGCGCAAGCAGTTCCTGCACCACGAGGGACGCCCCCTCTACTGGCGCAGCGTCGCGACCATGGCCGCCGTCCCCGGACTGGCGGGCGTGGTCGTCGTCTTTCCCGCGCCGGAGTTGGACGAGCGCACCCGCGAACTGAATCTTCTCAAGGATACCAGCCCCGTCGGCGTGCCCGTCCTGGCCGTGGCCGGCGGAGAGCGGCGCCAGGACTCCGTGCGCCTGGGCCTGGCCGCACTGCCCATTGGCTGCGGCCGGGTCCTGGTCCACGACAGCGCCCGGCCATTCTTCAGCCCGGCCCTCGTCCAGACCCTTCTCGAAGCGTTGGCCGACGGCATCGACGGCGTCATCCCCGGAATGCCCGTCACGGACACCGTCAAGCACGTCGAGGACGACACGGTCGTTTCCACCATGCGCCGCGACAGCCTGCGCGCCGTGCAGACCCCGCAGCTCTTCCCCGCCGCCCTGCTGCGCCGGGTCCATGAACGCGCCCTGGCCGAAAGCTGGGAGGTCACGGACGACGCCAGCATGGTCGAACTGGCCGGCGGCACGGTTCGCGTCGTGCCGGGCGAGGCCGCCAACCTGAAGATCACCAACCCGGAGGACCTGCGCATGCTTGCTTCCCCCACACCGGCCCCCGTGCCCTGCACCGGCTTCGGCTACGACGTCCACGCCTACGGCGGCACCCGGCCCATGGTCCTCGGCGGCATGCCCATCGCCGGCGCGCCCCTGGTCAAGGCCCACTCCGACGGCGACGTGCTCCTGCATGCCCTGTGCGACGCCATCCTCGGCTGCCTGGGCCTTGGCGACATCGGCGAGCACTTCCCGGACAGCGACGAGAAGTTCGACAACATCTCCTCGGCCGTCCTCCTCTCGGAGGTCATGGACAAGGCCCGCCGCATGGGCCTGACCATCACCCACGTGGACCTGACCGTCATCGCCCAGACCCCGCGCCTGTCCCCCCACAAGGCCGGCATCCGCTCCAACGTGGCGCGGCTCATGGAACTCGCCGACCAACAGGTCAACGTCAAGGCCACCACCGAGGAGCACCTCGGCTTCACGGGCCGCAAGGAAGGCATCAAGGCCGTGGCCGTGGTCACGGCCGCAAGGACCCCGGCATGA
- the rnfG gene encoding RnfABCDGE type electron transport complex subunit G yields the protein MMEIVRMIVVLSAITGLSGFVLSGLKVWTTPIIEEQVLMNVQGPALKKIFLEGTNDPIADRKKMPKPGDESQTINVFPSIKDGKLIAVAMEAAGKGYGGDVNVLVGFDVTKDTILGIGVTTHKETPGLGSRVAEPAFTKQFKNLALDKAALKKDGGGIDAVSGATFSSIGASAAAKQAATWYTSLKDSIKTSW from the coding sequence ATGATGGAAATCGTTCGCATGATTGTCGTTCTCTCGGCTATCACGGGACTGTCCGGGTTTGTGCTGTCCGGCCTCAAGGTCTGGACCACGCCCATCATTGAAGAGCAGGTGCTCATGAACGTGCAGGGGCCGGCCTTGAAGAAGATTTTTCTTGAAGGCACCAACGACCCCATTGCCGACAGGAAGAAGATGCCCAAGCCCGGTGACGAGAGTCAGACGATCAACGTCTTTCCCTCGATCAAGGACGGCAAGCTCATCGCAGTGGCCATGGAGGCCGCGGGCAAGGGCTATGGCGGCGACGTGAACGTCCTCGTGGGCTTTGACGTGACCAAGGATACCATCCTGGGCATCGGCGTCACGACCCACAAGGAGACCCCTGGTCTGGGTTCGCGCGTTGCGGAGCCGGCCTTCACCAAGCAGTTCAAGAACCTCGCCCTGGACAAGGCCGCGCTCAAGAAGGACGGCGGCGGCATCGACGCCGTGTCCGGCGCGACCTTCTCCTCCATAGGCGCATCGGCTGCGGCCAAGCAGGCTGCGACATGGTACACAAGTCTCAAAGACTCCATCAAGACTTCCTGGTAA
- the cysS gene encoding cysteine--tRNA ligase, with the protein MQIYNSLTRKKEEFVPLKPGHVSMYVCGITAYDFCHIGHARSAVVFDVLVRYLRYIGLDVTFVRNFTDIDDKIINRANREGSDFETIARTYIDAFYEDMDRLGILRADIEPKATEHIAEMIALCENLIAKGHAYSTADGDVYFRVRSYQSYGKLSGRNIEDLQSGARIEPGEQKEDPLDFALWKGAKPGEPSWPSPWGPGRPGWHIECSAMSERYLPLPFDIHGGGQDLAFPHHENERAQTEAATDKQFVRYWVHNGFVQINSEKMSKSLNNFVTIRDILANYLPEVLRFFLITKHYRSPLDYTADALEESERALKRVYLTKAAAEAHVAGTKWTNSPLPAEIVVESTALEAKWDEAMADDMNTAAALGHVFVLMKTVNRILEDKSLKKSEQGRDLVRHALKLFERWGEVLGLFLTPSADFLAQLKSSRVRRKQIDTALIEARLAERQEARAAKDFDRSDAIRDELLALGVTIQDTAQGAQWDVE; encoded by the coding sequence ATGCAGATCTACAACAGCCTCACCAGGAAAAAGGAAGAATTCGTCCCCCTCAAGCCCGGCCACGTCTCCATGTACGTCTGCGGCATCACGGCCTACGACTTCTGCCACATCGGCCACGCCCGCTCGGCCGTAGTCTTCGACGTCCTGGTCCGCTACCTGCGCTACATCGGCCTCGACGTGACCTTCGTGCGCAACTTCACCGACATCGACGACAAGATCATAAACCGCGCCAACCGCGAAGGCTCTGACTTCGAGACCATCGCCCGCACTTACATCGACGCCTTCTACGAGGACATGGACCGCCTCGGCATCCTGCGCGCCGACATCGAACCCAAGGCCACCGAACACATCGCCGAGATGATCGCCCTGTGCGAAAACCTCATCGCCAAGGGTCACGCCTACTCCACCGCCGACGGCGACGTCTATTTCCGCGTCCGCTCCTACCAGAGCTATGGCAAGCTTTCGGGACGCAACATCGAGGACCTCCAGTCCGGCGCACGCATCGAGCCCGGCGAACAGAAGGAGGACCCTCTCGACTTCGCCCTGTGGAAGGGCGCCAAGCCCGGCGAACCGTCCTGGCCGAGCCCCTGGGGTCCCGGCCGTCCCGGCTGGCACATCGAATGCTCGGCCATGAGCGAACGCTACCTGCCCCTGCCCTTCGACATCCACGGCGGCGGCCAGGACCTGGCCTTCCCCCACCACGAGAACGAGCGCGCCCAGACCGAGGCCGCCACGGACAAGCAGTTCGTGCGCTACTGGGTGCACAACGGGTTCGTGCAGATCAACTCGGAAAAGATGTCGAAATCGCTGAACAATTTCGTGACCATCCGCGACATTCTCGCCAACTACCTGCCCGAGGTGCTACGCTTCTTCCTCATCACCAAGCACTACCGCAGCCCCCTGGACTACACCGCCGACGCCCTCGAAGAATCCGAACGCGCCTTGAAGCGCGTCTACCTGACCAAGGCCGCCGCCGAAGCCCACGTGGCCGGAACCAAGTGGACCAACTCCCCCCTGCCGGCCGAAATCGTCGTCGAATCCACAGCCCTCGAAGCCAAGTGGGACGAGGCAATGGCCGACGACATGAACACCGCCGCCGCCCTGGGACACGTCTTCGTGCTCATGAAGACCGTCAACCGCATCCTCGAGGACAAATCCCTCAAGAAGTCCGAACAGGGCCGCGACCTCGTGCGCCACGCCCTCAAGCTCTTCGAGCGCTGGGGCGAAGTCCTCGGCCTCTTCCTCACGCCAAGCGCCGACTTCCTGGCACAGCTCAAGTCCAGCCGCGTCCGGCGCAAGCAGATCGACACCGCCCTCATCGAGGCGCGACTCGCCGAGCGCCAGGAAGCGCGCGCCGCCAAGGATTTCGACCGCTCCGACGCCATCCGCGACGAACTCCTTGCCCTCGGCGTGACCATCCAGGACACGGCCCAGGGGGCGCAGTGGGATGTCGAGTAG
- a CDS encoding zinc ribbon domain-containing protein has product MSIYIQQIEQLVVLQKVDSEMITLERILEEAPKQLQSLQEKRQYLEQQQGVIQEKIDVLMEQKGRIEGEIENDAQKVKKSKNKLMMVENTKEYHAMMREMDTMEKMNRMREEERSNLLADLSDLEGRKDALQKDIDALSETISAQQANLDQELAEKRTRLAELDKDKKKASEAVPAPILTRYNFIRDRIPNPVIVPVSEGVCKGCHVVIPPQTFIDLQKGEQILSCPNCLRIIFWERHFSGNE; this is encoded by the coding sequence TTGAGCATTTATATCCAACAGATCGAACAGCTCGTCGTGCTGCAGAAGGTCGACTCGGAGATGATCACCCTGGAGCGCATTCTCGAAGAGGCGCCCAAGCAGCTGCAGAGCCTGCAGGAAAAGAGGCAGTACCTGGAGCAGCAGCAGGGCGTGATCCAGGAGAAAATCGACGTCCTCATGGAGCAGAAGGGCCGCATCGAGGGCGAGATCGAGAACGACGCCCAGAAGGTCAAGAAGAGCAAGAACAAGCTCATGATGGTCGAGAACACCAAGGAATATCACGCCATGATGCGCGAGATGGACACCATGGAGAAGATGAACCGCATGCGCGAGGAGGAGCGTTCCAACCTCCTGGCCGACCTTTCGGACCTCGAAGGCCGCAAGGACGCCCTGCAGAAGGACATCGACGCCCTGTCCGAGACCATCTCCGCCCAGCAGGCCAACCTCGATCAGGAGCTGGCCGAAAAGCGCACACGTCTGGCCGAACTGGACAAGGACAAGAAGAAGGCCTCCGAGGCCGTGCCCGCGCCCATCCTGACCCGCTACAACTTCATCCGCGACCGCATCCCCAACCCCGTCATCGTCCCCGTCAGCGAGGGCGTGTGCAAGGGCTGCCATGTCGTCATCCCGCCCCAGACCTTCATCGACCTGCAGAAGGGCGAGCAGATCCTGAGCTGCCCCAACTGCCTGCGCATCATCTTCTGGGAGCGCCACTTCTCGGGCAACGAATGA